From one Dyella sp. 2HG41-7 genomic stretch:
- a CDS encoding GyrI-like domain-containing protein, translating to MSTETPTHAIRIVDFPETKVAVLQHHGDPKRIGDSIQTFVAWRKQQHLHPSEHATFNIFYNDPYRVASNDFRIDLCVAVDRDMRDDSLGIATRTLPANRCAVLRHVGTDNGLWQSVAYLYSEWLPQSGERAGDFPLFAQRVRFPPDVPEQEAVVDIFLPLK from the coding sequence ATGTCCACCGAAACGCCAACGCACGCGATACGTATCGTGGATTTTCCGGAAACCAAAGTCGCCGTGTTGCAGCACCATGGTGATCCCAAGCGCATCGGCGATTCCATTCAAACCTTTGTCGCCTGGCGTAAGCAACAGCATCTACATCCCAGCGAGCACGCCACGTTCAATATCTTCTACAACGATCCGTATCGGGTTGCGTCGAACGATTTTCGTATCGATTTGTGCGTGGCGGTCGACCGCGATATGCGAGATGACTCGCTTGGCATCGCAACCCGGACGCTCCCCGCCAACCGTTGCGCGGTGCTTAGGCACGTCGGTACGGACAACGGGCTTTGGCAATCCGTTGCTTATCTTTATTCCGAATGGTTGCCGCAAAGCGGTGAACGCGCTGGCGACTTTCCGCTGTTCGCGCAACGCGTGCGCTTCCCTCCGGATGTGCCGGAGCAGGAAGCCGTGGTAGATATCTTCCTGCCGCTCAAGTAA
- a CDS encoding M48 family metallopeptidase, protein MNELVYRNETTLRTIALGLSIVIWIVLLFGTFGALLIYILVFALFALVAHSALIAHLRGNAIRITPKQMPDLCSRIYRCARKLNMEQVPEAYLVNGNGVLNAFATRFLGRNFVVLLSDVVDSMEDRPGALDFYIGHELGHLRRHHLTWSKILAPALFLPVIGAAYSRAREYTCDRHGLAVCENPEDAQYGLVALAAGKRRWRNVDLEEYSKSAAATPGFWMSLHELVGDYPWLSKRHAWMRAMADRRTPTLGRRNPFAYVISILLPRVPGLGIAGGAVVVAYIAILAAIAIPAYQNYVERAALTSAMIDSAPYRQAVAQFGVSHQQWPTTLQQAGLADFPGDRSVAAIELGENGEISITFVNAALRGHTLLLTPGVSNGTIHWTCGGNIPAAVLPQECRTQP, encoded by the coding sequence ATGAACGAACTCGTCTATAGGAACGAGACGACGTTGCGCACGATTGCGCTCGGTTTGTCGATCGTCATCTGGATCGTATTGCTGTTCGGCACCTTCGGTGCTTTGTTGATTTACATCCTGGTCTTTGCGCTCTTCGCGCTCGTCGCGCATTCCGCGCTGATTGCGCATCTTCGCGGCAACGCCATTCGCATTACGCCGAAACAAATGCCAGATTTGTGTTCGCGTATTTATCGGTGCGCGCGCAAATTGAATATGGAGCAAGTGCCAGAGGCATATCTGGTCAACGGCAACGGTGTGCTCAACGCATTCGCCACGCGCTTTCTTGGTCGCAACTTTGTCGTGCTGCTTTCGGATGTGGTCGACAGCATGGAAGACCGGCCCGGCGCGCTGGATTTTTATATCGGTCACGAACTGGGGCATTTGCGTCGCCACCATCTGACCTGGTCCAAAATTTTAGCGCCAGCGCTGTTTCTGCCCGTGATTGGCGCTGCGTATTCGCGCGCACGCGAATACACCTGTGATCGTCATGGCTTGGCCGTTTGCGAAAATCCGGAAGACGCCCAATACGGACTGGTGGCTTTGGCCGCCGGCAAGCGCCGTTGGCGCAACGTCGATCTGGAGGAATACAGCAAAAGCGCCGCAGCGACGCCGGGCTTCTGGATGTCGCTGCATGAGTTGGTCGGCGACTATCCGTGGCTGAGCAAACGCCATGCGTGGATGCGCGCGATGGCGGATCGTCGCACGCCAACGTTGGGACGGCGCAATCCGTTCGCCTACGTCATCAGCATCTTGTTGCCGCGCGTTCCCGGGCTCGGCATTGCCGGTGGCGCTGTCGTGGTGGCCTATATCGCCATTCTTGCCGCGATCGCGATTCCCGCTTATCAAAATTATGTGGAACGCGCCGCGCTGACCAGCGCGATGATCGATAGCGCACCCTATCGGCAAGCCGTCGCACAATTCGGCGTCAGTCACCAGCAGTGGCCGACGACCCTGCAACAGGCCGGCTTGGCGGATTTCCCAGGCGACCGCAGCGTTGCCGCTATTGAGCTTGGCGAGAATGGCGAAATCAGTATTACGTTCGTAAATGCGGCGTTACGCGGTCACACGTTGCTGCTGACACCCGGCGTAAGCAATGGAACCATTCATTGGACCTGTGGCGGAAACATCCCCGCAGCCGTTCTGCCGCAGGAATGCCGCACACAGCCTTAG
- a CDS encoding hemerythrin domain-containing protein, whose protein sequence is MNLEKFKQEHVDLLGAVTVLREFVQAGVSENAEAICKQLMSMTAVIKLHLAAEDRMLYPALANSKNPSVAQVGKQFQQEMGGIAETFTAFVSRWNLASKIAASPSGFKDEANAVFKALHMRVQRENRELYPLAETV, encoded by the coding sequence ATGAACCTCGAGAAGTTCAAGCAAGAGCATGTGGATCTGCTCGGCGCGGTAACAGTTTTGCGCGAATTTGTGCAAGCGGGCGTGTCGGAAAACGCGGAGGCGATCTGCAAACAACTTATGTCGATGACCGCTGTGATCAAGCTGCATTTGGCGGCGGAAGATCGGATGCTTTATCCGGCGCTCGCCAATTCGAAGAACCCGTCCGTTGCGCAGGTTGGCAAGCAATTCCAGCAGGAAATGGGCGGGATCGCCGAGACGTTTACAGCGTTCGTATCGCGCTGGAATCTGGCCAGTAAAATTGCCGCCAGCCCGAGCGGCTTCAAAGACGAAGCCAATGCCGTGTTTAAGGCATTGCACATGCGGGTGCAGCGCGAGAATCGAGAGCTTTATCCGCTCGCCGAGACGGTTTGA
- a CDS encoding YbhB/YbcL family Raf kinase inhibitor-like protein — protein sequence MNRKTSSFRAATGALILVSLVAIAWAAPASLHVASSSFSDGGNMPSKLTCEGPNLSPDIELPTPPAGTRSFAIVATDPDAPMAFTHWLAYNIPADIRDLPEGASTRSRRLMHGAEGLNSFSTTGYSGPCPPEGNAHHYVFHVYALDVNPGLPPGVVTEQLKTAIEGHVLAEGEITGLYARGS from the coding sequence ATGAACCGCAAGACATCGTCCTTCCGCGCCGCGACGGGCGCCTTGATTCTCGTTTCGCTGGTTGCGATCGCATGGGCGGCGCCAGCTTCGCTTCATGTAGCAAGCTCAAGTTTCAGCGACGGTGGAAACATGCCGTCGAAACTCACCTGCGAAGGCCCCAATCTATCGCCGGATATTGAGCTCCCTACGCCGCCGGCCGGCACCCGGAGTTTCGCCATCGTCGCGACGGATCCGGATGCGCCAATGGCCTTTACGCACTGGCTGGCTTACAACATTCCCGCCGACATTCGCGATCTTCCCGAAGGCGCATCGACGCGCTCGCGTCGCCTCATGCATGGCGCGGAAGGTCTCAATAGTTTCAGCACCACGGGATACAGCGGCCCCTGTCCGCCGGAAGGAAACGCGCATCACTACGTGTTCCATGTTTACGCGCTGGACGTAAATCCGGGGCTGCCGCCCGGCGTCGTCACCGAGCAACTGAAGACTGCGATCGAAGGACATGTGCTGGCGGAAGGTGAAATAACGGGACTGTACGCGCGTGGTAGTTGA
- the glpK gene encoding glycerol kinase GlpK, whose product MDRRYILAIDQGTTSSRAMLFNRDGAIVGVAQREFGQLFPHPGWVEHDPREILASVRSTIVEVLTKTQISASQIAGIGITNQRETTVVWDRNTGQAIYNAIVWQSRQTTAICEQLRADGYEPLVRERTGLLIDAYFAGTKAKWILDHVDGAHERAARGELLFGTIDSWLIWNLSENRAHVTDITNASRTLLYDIHQRRWCPALLDMLGIPAAMLPEVRSSSEIYAYTDATQFFGQRLPIAGVAGDQQAALFGQACFEPGMAKNTYGTGCFLLMNTGAEAVRSEHGLLTTVAWDVGGHVEYALEGSIFVAGSAVQWLRDGLRMLDNSPDSEGYAERVPSTEGVYCVPAFVGLGAPYWRSDARGAMFGITRGTRKEHFVRAVLESLAYQTRDVLDAMQADAQLTLKALRADGGAIANDFLAQFQADILDVTLARPKVYETTALGAAYLAGLATGFWESREQIGKQWQAEREFVPRMPASERDALYGGWKRAVQATLAFGHHP is encoded by the coding sequence ATGGATCGCCGTTACATCCTCGCCATCGACCAGGGCACGACCAGTTCCCGCGCGATGCTGTTTAACCGGGACGGCGCGATCGTCGGCGTGGCGCAACGCGAATTCGGCCAACTGTTTCCCCACCCGGGGTGGGTAGAACACGACCCGCGCGAAATTCTTGCGAGCGTACGCAGCACCATTGTCGAAGTACTGACCAAGACGCAAATCAGTGCGTCGCAGATTGCCGGTATCGGCATTACTAATCAGCGCGAAACGACGGTGGTGTGGGACCGCAACACGGGGCAAGCGATCTACAACGCCATCGTGTGGCAATCTCGTCAGACCACGGCTATCTGCGAGCAACTGAGAGCCGACGGTTACGAACCGCTTGTGCGCGAACGCACCGGATTGCTGATCGATGCCTACTTTGCGGGCACTAAGGCGAAATGGATTTTGGATCATGTCGACGGCGCGCACGAACGCGCCGCACGCGGCGAATTATTGTTCGGTACGATCGATAGCTGGCTGATCTGGAATCTTTCGGAAAATCGCGCACACGTCACTGATATCACCAACGCATCGCGCACCTTGCTTTACGACATCCATCAACGGCGCTGGTGTCCCGCGTTGCTCGATATGCTCGGCATACCGGCGGCGATGCTTCCGGAGGTTCGATCCAGCAGCGAAATCTACGCTTACACCGACGCCACACAATTCTTCGGCCAGCGCCTTCCCATTGCGGGCGTCGCGGGCGATCAGCAGGCGGCGCTGTTCGGGCAGGCCTGTTTCGAACCTGGCATGGCGAAGAACACCTACGGCACCGGCTGTTTCTTGTTGATGAATACCGGTGCGGAGGCCGTGCGTTCGGAACATGGCTTGCTCACCACGGTCGCGTGGGATGTGGGTGGCCACGTGGAGTACGCGCTGGAAGGTAGCATTTTCGTTGCGGGGTCCGCCGTGCAATGGCTGCGGGACGGTTTGCGCATGCTCGATAACTCGCCCGATTCGGAAGGCTACGCCGAACGCGTGCCCTCCACCGAAGGCGTTTATTGCGTGCCGGCGTTCGTAGGCCTGGGCGCCCCCTATTGGCGCAGCGATGCACGCGGCGCCATGTTCGGCATCACCCGTGGCACGCGCAAGGAACATTTTGTGCGCGCGGTGTTGGAATCCCTCGCCTATCAGACGCGCGACGTGCTCGATGCGATGCAAGCCGACGCCCAGCTGACGCTCAAAGCATTACGCGCGGATGGCGGCGCCATCGCCAACGATTTTCTCGCGCAGTTTCAGGCGGATATTTTGGACGTCACCCTGGCGCGACCGAAAGTCTACGAAACCACGGCGCTGGGCGCCGCCTATCTCGCCGGCCTCGCGACAGGCTTCTGGGAAAGCCGCGAGCAGATCGGCAAACAATGGCAAGCGGAGCGCGAATTCGTACCCCGAATGCCGGCCTCGGAAAGGGATGCGCTCTATGGAGGCTGGAAGCGCGCGGTGCAGGCCACGTTGGCGTTTGGCCACCATCCCTGA
- the panE gene encoding 2-dehydropantoate 2-reductase has protein sequence MKILVVGAGAIGGYFGGRLLESGRDVTFLVRKARAEALARDGLVIKSPTGDVTLASPSTVQAQALSEPFDLVILSCKAYHLEQAIKDMAPAVGPQTAILPLLNGMQHLDLLDARFGAERVLGGLCAIPVTLDAQGVVRHLSTWHSLTFGERDGTHSERIAEVAQAMSSARFESHLSTAILQDMWNKWVFLASLAGITCLMRATIGDIVAAPGGERATLDLLDDGYRVAEAHGFAPAEKVMERTRAGLTEAGSTLSASMMRDLEQGGAVEADHVIGDLLARGEASGLTLPMLRLAYTHLKAYEIRRGRSS, from the coding sequence ATGAAGATTCTGGTGGTGGGTGCGGGCGCAATCGGCGGCTATTTCGGCGGTCGTCTGCTTGAGAGCGGGCGGGACGTGACGTTTCTTGTTCGCAAAGCGCGCGCTGAAGCGCTGGCTCGCGACGGGCTGGTGATTAAAAGTCCCACCGGCGATGTCACGCTCGCTTCGCCGTCCACCGTTCAGGCGCAAGCACTTAGCGAGCCGTTCGATTTGGTGATACTCAGTTGCAAGGCGTATCACCTCGAACAAGCCATCAAAGACATGGCTCCGGCGGTCGGCCCGCAAACGGCCATCTTGCCGTTGCTCAACGGCATGCAGCATCTGGATTTGCTGGACGCGCGCTTTGGCGCGGAACGCGTGCTGGGCGGTTTATGCGCGATTCCTGTCACGCTGGATGCGCAAGGCGTGGTGCGTCATCTCAGCACATGGCACAGTTTGACGTTCGGCGAGCGCGACGGAACGCATTCCGAACGCATCGCAGAGGTGGCGCAAGCGATGTCCAGCGCGCGATTCGAATCGCATCTGAGCACGGCGATCCTGCAGGATATGTGGAACAAGTGGGTGTTCCTCGCGTCGCTGGCCGGCATCACCTGTTTGATGCGCGCGACCATCGGCGACATCGTGGCCGCGCCGGGCGGCGAGCGGGCGACGCTCGATCTGCTGGACGATGGCTACCGGGTCGCCGAGGCGCACGGTTTCGCGCCGGCGGAGAAGGTGATGGAGCGCACCCGCGCCGGTTTGACGGAAGCCGGTTCGACCTTGAGCGCTTCGATGATGCGCGATCTGGAGCAGGGCGGTGCGGTGGAAGCCGATCACGTCATTGGCGATCTTTTGGCGCGCGGCGAGGCGTCGGGATTGACGTTGCCCATGTTGCGATTGGCTTACACGCATCTGAAGGCGTACGAGATCCGGCGCGGCCGGTCGAGCTGA